In Bythopirellula goksoeyrii, a single window of DNA contains:
- a CDS encoding leucine-rich repeat domain-containing protein, with the protein MKLFKKPIIVITILVVGVTSAIGIVIEKRRQVAAEAAVRQKLEQLGAVVTTTTDQQHVTSIALLPNTQHKDLESAIQLISRLPLLESLRLTGTSISDEQLVHIAGSTSLTMLDLNRTSVGDIGLQYLQDISNLQALYLLGTSVSSRGLEAISKLSNLKILDLSETRIDGTLAPLLGMDQLNHLLLSNVSLSDDAVTNLLQLKSLNRLTIRGSTLSDESNGKLDQTSLKIDRTSD; encoded by the coding sequence ATGAAGCTATTTAAGAAACCAATTATTGTGATCACCATCCTGGTTGTAGGTGTTACAAGCGCCATTGGCATAGTCATCGAAAAACGCAGGCAGGTGGCTGCTGAAGCAGCCGTTCGCCAGAAGCTGGAGCAGCTAGGTGCCGTGGTGACAACTACCACCGATCAGCAGCACGTCACGAGTATCGCTCTGCTACCCAATACTCAGCACAAGGACTTAGAAAGCGCGATACAATTGATTTCAAGATTACCATTGCTAGAGTCCCTTAGACTGACCGGTACCAGTATTTCAGACGAACAGTTGGTTCATATTGCCGGAAGCACTTCTCTAACAATGTTGGATCTCAATCGGACAAGTGTCGGCGACATTGGACTCCAGTACTTGCAGGACATTAGCAATTTGCAGGCCCTATATTTATTAGGAACCTCGGTCTCTTCTCGTGGATTGGAAGCCATCAGCAAGCTAAGCAACTTGAAAATCCTCGATTTGTCCGAAACGAGAATCGATGGAACGCTTGCTCCATTGTTAGGTATGGATCAGCTGAATCACTTGCTACTTTCTAATGTCTCATTGAGTGACGATGCTGTCACCAATTTGCTGCAACTCAAATCACTGAATCGTCTAACAATTCGCGGAAGCACTTTAAGCGATGAATCCAATGGTAAATTGGACCAGACGAGTCTAAAGATTGACCGGACAAGTGATTAA
- a CDS encoding LacI family DNA-binding transcriptional regulator, with protein MGKRKRSTSSKSLERKNSVDDNGAEKAIDPIASAVQRPLPLVAQVEQSLRSAIHDNVFPGGRLPTLIDLADQLRVSRETVRLALNSLENEGLISKRRRRGTFISTPAIPLVVKAPKRRVLGYLVEQGFLDECDFSDMNSEVVSQSQSSLILSGAIKEAGNQGYQILTASAKAQELCKAFDELNELEHLSGMILACVEGGKLHKRIVGRGIPSVIVDHDVNVPKIGSVRPDSNQNARLAIQYLAKLGHRKIACAQWQQSDLNPWFLRGYRQGLRENNLKRCRAWEIFVKLNEKGANEALTRLMDLSPRPTAVLCFHNTFASQMIALAWCKGFRIPEDLSIMGGGGEEVRDLTCAQISWQDLGSVAVKSLLRAIDGGKNYKAEHIVLPYKLRPGKTTASIKDG; from the coding sequence ATGGGAAAACGCAAAAGAAGCACATCTTCTAAGTCTTTAGAGCGGAAGAATTCTGTCGACGACAACGGTGCAGAGAAAGCAATAGACCCCATAGCTTCTGCCGTTCAAAGACCTCTTCCTTTGGTAGCACAAGTCGAACAATCGCTGCGTTCTGCCATTCATGACAATGTTTTTCCTGGTGGTCGACTACCGACATTAATCGACCTGGCTGACCAATTGCGTGTCAGTCGAGAGACAGTTCGGCTGGCACTCAACTCATTGGAAAATGAGGGTTTGATTTCTAAGCGAAGACGGCGAGGAACATTTATCAGTACTCCAGCTATACCGCTAGTTGTTAAAGCCCCCAAGCGGAGGGTATTAGGGTATTTGGTTGAACAAGGGTTTTTGGATGAGTGCGATTTTTCTGATATGAATTCCGAGGTGGTCTCGCAGTCTCAAAGTAGCTTGATCCTGTCGGGAGCCATCAAGGAAGCAGGAAATCAGGGCTACCAGATTTTAACTGCCAGTGCTAAGGCCCAAGAACTTTGCAAAGCATTTGATGAGCTCAATGAACTTGAGCACCTAAGTGGAATGATCCTTGCTTGCGTAGAAGGAGGAAAACTGCACAAGCGAATAGTCGGTAGAGGCATCCCTTCGGTCATCGTTGACCACGATGTAAATGTACCAAAGATTGGATCGGTCCGCCCCGATTCAAACCAGAATGCACGTCTCGCAATACAATATCTTGCCAAATTGGGACATCGCAAGATAGCCTGTGCACAGTGGCAACAAAGTGATCTCAATCCCTGGTTTCTCCGCGGTTATCGTCAAGGACTTCGCGAGAATAACTTAAAGCGTTGCCGTGCTTGGGAGATATTTGTCAAATTGAACGAGAAAGGAGCCAACGAGGCATTGACCCGACTAATGGACCTCTCTCCGCGCCCTACTGCGGTACTCTGCTTCCACAATACATTTGCAAGCCAAATGATTGCTCTAGCGTGGTGTAAAGGATTCAGGATTCCCGAAGATCTAAGCATTATGGGTGGTGGAGGCGAGGAAGTGAGAGACCTCACTTGTGCACAAATCAGTTGGCAAGACTTAGGGAGCGTCGCAGTGAAGTCTTTACTGAGGGCAATTGATGGCGGCAAAAACTACAAAGCTGAGCATATTGTGCTCCCCTACAAACTCCGACCAGGAAAGACCACGGCATCCATAAAAGATGGTTGA
- a CDS encoding sugar phosphate isomerase/epimerase family protein yields MTLPYQRFPFQRALQGIKESGFEYVAWGTKHVEKLGEEPLPLLPIEAPPHSAKQLAQQCRDLGLEPVMMFSTVYPEDKNALSKLASRIRQAGAAGIRQVLTFGHSEGSNLRIWIERLRKLAPIAGDHQVILVIKQHGGATGTGQACAQIVREVDHANIRINYDAGNVMDYLDIDPIQDIQACADLVRSFCIKDHRNWPQDEDCGPGFGQIDHYRLLHTVGFTGRDLPLCCENVFAPLVSPPSTPEDVDKLASRAREFLATVISGIQRQPNE; encoded by the coding sequence ATGACGTTGCCATATCAGCGGTTCCCATTTCAAAGGGCATTGCAAGGTATCAAGGAATCTGGCTTTGAATATGTGGCGTGGGGGACTAAGCATGTCGAGAAACTAGGTGAAGAGCCTTTGCCGCTACTTCCAATAGAAGCGCCGCCTCATAGCGCGAAACAATTGGCTCAGCAATGTCGTGATCTGGGACTGGAGCCAGTGATGATGTTTTCAACAGTCTATCCGGAAGATAAGAACGCTCTATCGAAGCTGGCTTCTCGCATTCGACAGGCTGGGGCTGCAGGAATTCGTCAAGTGTTAACTTTTGGGCACAGCGAAGGAAGTAATCTCCGGATTTGGATTGAGCGGTTAAGGAAGCTTGCACCGATTGCCGGCGATCACCAAGTGATTCTTGTGATCAAGCAACATGGCGGTGCCACAGGTACGGGCCAGGCATGTGCACAGATCGTCCGAGAAGTGGATCACGCAAATATCAGAATCAACTATGACGCTGGTAATGTGATGGATTATCTGGATATCGACCCGATTCAAGACATTCAAGCCTGCGCAGATTTAGTAAGGAGTTTTTGCATTAAAGATCATCGAAATTGGCCTCAAGACGAGGATTGTGGTCCTGGATTTGGACAGATTGACCACTATCGGTTACTGCACACAGTCGGATTTACTGGCAGAGATCTGCCATTATGTTGTGAAAATGTCTTTGCCCCTCTTGTTTCTCCCCCTTCTACGCCTGAAGACGTCGACAAACTGGCCAGCCGAGCACGAGAATTCCTGGCAACAGTGATTTCCGGTATTCAAAGGCAACCTAACGAATGA
- a CDS encoding 3-keto-disaccharide hydrolase gives MNGNTKKLSRLAFLGTQVALIAGIFLRGASGCEVELSSSAGQSSQVVSPSSGKVTQLFNGQDLSGFDHWLQGVGEEDPNRAFSVVDGMIRISGEGIGYLATVDNFRDYHLSLEYRWGMNTDGSGSVRNSGILLHATGAHGNYKGRWMASIECQLAQGCEGDLIVMQGQDLAGNTIPVFIASDTTLASDGRTRWNRGGTKTDYSGRQFWWSRHQVDFEERLDNRGENDVANPVGEWTRVECLCIGDRITIKINGVTVNECYEVSPSSGKILLENEGSEVFFRNLELYSVSVPIKKTNTDNR, from the coding sequence ATGAATGGAAATACTAAGAAGTTGTCACGATTAGCCTTCCTCGGCACTCAAGTGGCTCTGATAGCTGGGATATTTTTAAGAGGGGCTTCCGGCTGTGAAGTAGAACTGTCGTCATCTGCTGGGCAGTCCTCTCAAGTAGTGTCTCCCTCATCCGGCAAAGTTACACAGCTTTTCAATGGACAAGACCTTTCTGGTTTTGATCATTGGTTGCAGGGGGTAGGCGAAGAGGATCCCAATAGAGCATTTTCGGTCGTGGATGGAATGATACGCATTAGTGGTGAGGGGATAGGATACCTCGCAACAGTCGACAACTTTAGAGACTATCATTTAAGTCTGGAGTACCGTTGGGGCATGAACACTGATGGGTCTGGAAGTGTAAGAAACTCAGGAATATTACTCCACGCAACCGGGGCCCACGGAAACTATAAGGGGAGGTGGATGGCTTCAATTGAGTGTCAACTTGCGCAGGGTTGTGAAGGAGATCTTATCGTTATGCAGGGACAAGATCTGGCCGGCAACACAATTCCAGTATTCATCGCGAGCGATACAACCCTAGCATCTGATGGACGTACTAGGTGGAATCGCGGAGGCACGAAAACGGACTATTCTGGTAGACAGTTTTGGTGGTCTCGACACCAAGTCGATTTTGAAGAACGCCTCGATAACCGCGGGGAAAATGACGTTGCAAATCCTGTTGGAGAGTGGACTCGAGTTGAGTGTCTCTGTATCGGGGATCGCATCACCATTAAGATCAACGGGGTTACAGTAAATGAGTGCTATGAGGTCTCTCCATCGTCAGGAAAAATCCTACTAGAGAACGAAGGAAGTGAAGTCTTTTTCCGAAATCTGGAACTATACTCCGTTTCGGTGCCTATAAAGAAAACTAATACTGATAACAGATAG
- a CDS encoding Gfo/Idh/MocA family protein, with product MPIKDKSNYQHVSSRRQFLKTASIVAAASGVATNAMSQTATPHVGGRDTLRIGVVGCGGRGTGAVLDALQADPHIQLTAIADVFGDRIDLCLQSLAQEKDVAGKIDVPKKRQFSGFNAYQELIESGVDVVLLATPPHFRPLHLRAAIEGGKHVFCEKPVAVDAPGVRSVLESCRRANERKLSIVSGLCYRDDPGFNEAIDRIHDGEIGEVRTLYANDYRGTLWEKPRQHIWSDMENQLRNWYYYTWLSGDFNVEQHIHFLDVCAWVKQSYPDRAIGIGGRQARTQEKYGNIYDHHSVTYEYLDGTRLVSNCRQQAGCSTDTRSFVQGSHGCANLDDGNTFIDAEGKWRYRKKRGQKSIYQLEHDRLFSSIRNGRPVNDGEYMSNSTLLAIMGRMATYTGEAVTWEQAMNSKEDLSPPEYAWGDAPEVVIAVPGVTELI from the coding sequence ATGCCGATTAAAGACAAATCAAACTATCAACACGTATCATCACGCCGTCAATTTCTAAAGACTGCTTCCATTGTGGCGGCAGCTTCGGGTGTTGCGACCAACGCGATGAGTCAGACGGCAACCCCACATGTTGGAGGTCGTGACACACTCCGAATAGGAGTCGTTGGTTGCGGCGGACGGGGTACTGGTGCAGTTCTTGACGCCCTTCAAGCCGATCCACACATACAACTGACTGCTATTGCAGATGTGTTTGGGGATCGTATCGATCTTTGCTTGCAGTCGCTGGCTCAAGAGAAGGACGTAGCGGGCAAGATAGACGTCCCGAAGAAGAGACAGTTTTCGGGATTCAATGCCTATCAAGAACTGATAGAGAGCGGTGTCGACGTGGTTCTTTTGGCTACGCCTCCTCATTTCCGCCCTCTTCATTTGCGCGCGGCTATTGAGGGTGGTAAGCACGTGTTTTGTGAAAAACCTGTTGCGGTAGACGCACCCGGCGTTCGTTCTGTATTGGAATCTTGTCGGCGTGCCAATGAACGAAAGCTATCTATTGTTTCTGGTCTTTGTTATCGAGATGATCCAGGATTCAATGAAGCAATTGATCGAATCCATGATGGTGAGATCGGTGAAGTTCGCACGCTTTATGCTAATGATTACCGCGGCACTCTGTGGGAAAAGCCGCGTCAACACATTTGGTCTGACATGGAAAACCAATTGCGAAACTGGTACTACTACACATGGCTTTCAGGAGATTTTAATGTAGAACAACATATCCACTTTCTTGACGTGTGTGCATGGGTAAAACAGAGTTATCCTGATCGAGCGATTGGAATTGGCGGACGGCAAGCACGAACACAGGAGAAGTATGGAAATATCTATGATCATCACAGTGTTACCTACGAGTATCTTGATGGCACACGACTAGTCAGCAACTGTCGGCAACAAGCTGGTTGCAGCACCGATACGCGCTCTTTCGTGCAAGGCAGCCATGGATGTGCCAATCTTGATGATGGAAACACGTTCATCGACGCAGAAGGTAAGTGGCGGTATCGCAAGAAAAGGGGACAAAAAAGCATTTATCAACTCGAACATGATCGGTTGTTCTCTAGTATCCGCAATGGAAGACCTGTAAATGATGGTGAATACATGTCTAACAGTACCCTCCTTGCGATCATGGGTCGGATGGCGACATATACTGGCGAAGCCGTCACTTGGGAGCAGGCAATGAACTCGAAAGAGGACTTGTCTCCTCCAGAGTATGCTTGGGGTGACGCTCCAGAAGTGGTGATAGCTGTGCCAGGAGTGACAGAACTCATCTGA
- a CDS encoding DUF4962 domain-containing protein yields MYLISWRFQIIGFFFLSASAFAEVQDISTSAIIPRADLVWTTGLPIVERDALDQELIAYPIDGDTAGVNPPGFCWTPHEAAKRYRIEVSSKTAPDALIIVADRQLSTVYPPTKLLMPGDYRWQVVYLNEFGRPWGLSKTRCFRIGKETPILVLPNVAKLRKEIVGVRPRLFLVGDRPSTIRKEIDEGRVDHWEYFLSAANGAIDEKPYAEPEGYANNSFNESDWRRILKVGKVGSAHLARTALAYQLTGDRKYLVAARKWMMNLASWDPRGIISHDIPLPGGAVGNDEASMALLERMAFAWDWIGDELLPEERERILEVMTERGNQVLAVLHQQDFLSHPFSNHEGRSLAFLGHAGLSFLGDIPEADDWLDYVLRCYLTSYPCWGGDDGGWAQGTSYGSSYVYRHSTFAEALCRVTDVDILRRPFYKNHGYFSLYFHPPYAPMNAFGDGGNKGQAEKDRSVCEKSLIDFLANTFCDSVLKWHAQSINVPSLHLKSNLGNETNWNEQHLEDLFSLLRAGTYEPNAEMPVPTVVTKLLPNIGWAAMHSAFGDADNDVWVLFKSSRFGSFSHSHADQNTFQFHAFGEALAIDSGYYPYYGDPHHALWTQQTLAHNGILVNGRGQATKNWNAIGSIEHYERSNDVTIVRGEASSAYNQSPNEEIAKMWQEHLGKIHPPILPKVEKFERTLAFVASAERPILVVYDYLKSAHPTSYDWLLHTLSKMEVEPMSGSIVIRQGKARAAVRIVASQPITFSQTNKFTIPSGGTTSHLPRQWHLTAHTKNNVEEAKFCVVFVPFREGEVSPSIKVIERKNTVRFQVGKTSTAVWWGPGELGEIDMCGRHYMGRIIVQTASEL; encoded by the coding sequence ATGTATCTTATTTCGTGGCGATTTCAGATCATAGGCTTCTTCTTTCTTTCTGCCTCGGCGTTTGCAGAAGTTCAAGATATTTCTACTAGTGCGATAATACCCCGTGCTGACTTGGTTTGGACAACGGGACTACCGATTGTCGAACGAGATGCGTTAGATCAGGAGCTTATCGCCTACCCGATAGACGGAGATACTGCAGGAGTCAACCCTCCAGGCTTCTGCTGGACACCTCACGAAGCTGCTAAGCGGTATCGTATCGAGGTGTCCTCGAAAACGGCCCCCGATGCTCTCATCATTGTTGCTGATCGGCAACTTTCTACCGTTTACCCTCCTACCAAGTTGCTCATGCCTGGCGACTATCGGTGGCAAGTGGTCTATCTCAATGAATTCGGTCGCCCCTGGGGCCTTTCTAAGACTAGGTGTTTTAGGATAGGTAAAGAGACACCGATATTAGTTTTGCCCAACGTGGCAAAACTTCGGAAAGAAATTGTGGGCGTCAGGCCACGACTTTTCCTAGTGGGAGATCGTCCTAGTACGATTCGTAAAGAAATTGACGAAGGTCGTGTTGACCATTGGGAGTATTTTTTGTCCGCTGCTAATGGTGCGATAGATGAGAAGCCGTACGCAGAACCTGAAGGTTATGCTAATAACAGCTTCAACGAATCAGATTGGCGCCGAATACTTAAGGTGGGCAAGGTCGGTAGTGCGCATCTCGCACGTACTGCCCTTGCTTATCAACTCACTGGCGATAGAAAATACCTTGTCGCTGCAAGAAAGTGGATGATGAATCTAGCCAGCTGGGACCCTCGAGGCATCATCAGCCACGATATTCCACTCCCGGGGGGGGCTGTGGGCAACGACGAAGCTTCGATGGCTTTGTTAGAAAGGATGGCATTTGCCTGGGATTGGATTGGTGACGAATTGCTGCCAGAGGAACGTGAAAGAATCTTGGAAGTAATGACTGAACGAGGCAATCAAGTTCTTGCAGTGTTGCATCAGCAAGATTTTCTTTCCCATCCATTCTCAAATCATGAAGGCCGATCACTCGCTTTTCTCGGCCATGCAGGGCTCTCGTTCCTAGGAGATATTCCAGAAGCTGATGATTGGCTTGATTATGTGTTACGCTGTTACTTGACTAGCTATCCCTGCTGGGGCGGCGATGATGGTGGCTGGGCTCAGGGAACCAGTTACGGATCGAGCTATGTTTATAGGCATAGTACGTTTGCTGAAGCACTATGCAGAGTAACAGATGTCGATATTCTGCGCCGCCCCTTCTACAAGAATCATGGCTACTTTTCTCTCTACTTTCATCCGCCCTATGCACCGATGAACGCTTTTGGAGATGGTGGTAATAAAGGGCAAGCGGAGAAAGATCGCTCGGTCTGTGAGAAATCATTGATTGACTTTTTGGCAAACACTTTTTGTGACTCAGTTTTAAAGTGGCATGCCCAGTCGATAAATGTGCCATCGCTTCACTTGAAGTCCAATTTGGGAAATGAAACCAATTGGAATGAACAACATTTAGAAGATCTTTTTTCTCTATTGCGAGCTGGTACTTATGAGCCAAACGCAGAAATGCCAGTACCCACTGTTGTCACAAAGCTGCTGCCCAACATAGGTTGGGCAGCCATGCATTCGGCGTTTGGCGACGCTGATAACGATGTTTGGGTATTGTTTAAGTCGAGTCGATTTGGCTCCTTTAGCCATAGCCACGCTGATCAGAATACTTTCCAATTCCACGCTTTTGGCGAAGCACTTGCAATCGATTCGGGTTACTATCCCTATTATGGTGATCCTCATCACGCGCTGTGGACACAGCAAACTCTAGCCCACAACGGCATACTTGTTAACGGCCGCGGGCAGGCAACCAAGAACTGGAATGCGATAGGGTCGATCGAACATTATGAACGATCAAATGACGTAACGATCGTACGCGGGGAGGCGTCTTCGGCTTATAATCAATCCCCGAATGAGGAAATTGCAAAAATGTGGCAAGAACATCTAGGCAAGATTCATCCACCAATTCTTCCGAAAGTTGAAAAGTTTGAGCGGACCCTTGCTTTCGTAGCTTCTGCTGAAAGGCCAATATTAGTGGTGTACGATTATCTAAAATCAGCCCATCCCACGTCCTATGATTGGTTACTGCATACGCTCAGCAAGATGGAAGTTGAGCCTATGTCCGGATCAATAGTCATTCGACAAGGCAAGGCCCGTGCCGCAGTACGAATTGTTGCTTCTCAACCTATCACGTTCTCACAAACAAACAAGTTTACTATTCCTTCTGGAGGGACCACGAGTCATTTGCCACGCCAATGGCACCTCACTGCCCATACGAAGAATAATGTGGAAGAAGCAAAATTCTGTGTCGTTTTTGTACCTTTTCGCGAAGGTGAAGTATCACCATCCATCAAAGTAATTGAGCGTAAGAACACCGTCAGGTTTCAGGTTGGAAAGACTTCCACGGCGGTCTGGTGGGGGCCCGGTGAGCTGGGGGAGATTGACATGTGCGGCAGACATTATATGGGGCGTATCATAGTCCAAACCGCGAGTGAGCTTTGA